One part of the Arachidicoccus terrestris genome encodes these proteins:
- a CDS encoding MoaD/ThiS family protein — MNAEVEVLFFGVLKEVTGIPSLRLWDVSDTNSVKKIIVNRYPLLAEYRYVIALDKQLIGSNCPLHSSHTIAFMPPFSGG; from the coding sequence ATGAATGCAGAAGTAGAGGTATTGTTTTTCGGGGTGCTGAAGGAAGTTACGGGGATTCCTTCTCTTCGGTTATGGGATGTATCGGATACAAACAGTGTTAAGAAAATCATCGTAAATCGTTATCCATTGCTGGCGGAGTATCGCTATGTCATTGCATTAGATAAACAGCTGATTGGTTCAAACTGTCCCCTGCACAGCAGTCACACGATTGCATTTATGCCGCCTTTTTCGGGAGGGTAG
- a CDS encoding molybdenum cofactor biosynthesis protein MoaE, translating into MKRSLFIQGPISVAFVSAQIRKHQLKTNIGANQIFLGQVRHDQLTEGKVSGIEYTAYEEMALEKIEQIREVLFNKYPIRCLHVYHSLGLVNAGGCSLFIYVSATHSEPAFLACQELLQSIKNEVPIWGKEVFESVGFQWKINRGIRD; encoded by the coding sequence ATGAAAAGAAGCCTATTTATACAAGGCCCGATATCAGTGGCCTTTGTGTCCGCACAGATCAGAAAGCATCAGTTAAAGACGAATATTGGTGCTAATCAGATCTTTTTGGGACAGGTACGCCATGATCAGCTGACGGAAGGGAAGGTGAGCGGGATCGAGTATACCGCCTACGAAGAAATGGCATTAGAAAAAATAGAGCAGATCAGAGAAGTACTTTTTAATAAATATCCGATCCGATGTTTGCACGTCTATCATAGCCTGGGTCTGGTAAATGCAGGCGGCTGTTCACTGTTTATATATGTTTCGGCTACACATAGTGAGCCGGCTTTTTTAGCTTGTCAGGAATTATTGCAAAGCATAAAGAACGAAGTGCCTATCTGGGGTAAAGAAGTATTTGAAAGCGTCGGATTTCAGTGGAAAATAAATCGAGGAATAAGAGATTAG
- the rpsA gene encoding 30S ribosomal protein S1, protein MSENNIVNPNAEQEQAAAATQPEATTATTNAPEIVESAHDDFDWSIDKRNVAHYSKEDQEKYGKVYEDTFIQIEDGELVNGTIVGLTKTDAVVNIGFKSDGLISLNEFRDLPDLKVGDEVEVMVLEKEDRQGNLHLSRKSARTFRAWERIVEVHKTGEIVTGTVTSKTKGGLIVDVFGMETFLPGSQIDVKPVTDYDQFVGKTMEFKVVKVNETIKNAVVSHKALIESDIEAQRAQIISQLEKGQVLEGTVKNITDFGAFMDLGGLDGLLYITDISWGRISHPSEVLKLDQKIQVVVLDFDDDKRRISLGLKQLTPHPWDVLPENITEGATVKGKVVNIEDYGAFLEIQPGVEGLVHVSEITWANTPINAKEFFTLNDEYEAKVVTLDKESRKMSLSIKQLTEDPWNTIEDKFPENSKHNGLVKNITPYGVFVELEPGIGGMIHISDLSWLKRFNHPSEYVKVGDNIDTVILSIDKENRKLQLGHKQLEEDPWNALEDTFAVGTRHEATVTRKDEKGALVQLPYGLEGFVPNRHLAKEDGTSVGQDDTAEFVVIEFDRNEKRIVLSHARIWEQAANETKEAAKKEARAETENTKKAVKAIQSKVEKTTLGDLGALADIKAKLKSEENEAKDQA, encoded by the coding sequence ATGAGCGAAAACAATATTGTTAATCCAAACGCTGAACAGGAACAAGCAGCGGCTGCCACTCAGCCCGAAGCGACAACAGCGACAACAAATGCACCTGAAATTGTAGAATCTGCACATGATGATTTCGATTGGTCAATCGACAAACGGAATGTTGCACATTATTCTAAAGAAGATCAGGAAAAGTACGGAAAGGTATATGAAGATACTTTTATCCAGATCGAAGACGGCGAATTAGTGAACGGTACCATCGTAGGACTCACTAAAACTGACGCTGTTGTGAACATCGGGTTTAAAAGTGATGGTCTGATCTCCCTGAATGAATTCCGCGATTTACCTGACCTGAAAGTAGGTGATGAAGTGGAAGTAATGGTTCTTGAAAAAGAAGACCGTCAGGGCAACCTGCATCTGAGCCGTAAATCTGCCCGCACTTTCCGCGCCTGGGAACGCATTGTGGAAGTACACAAAACTGGTGAAATTGTTACCGGTACTGTTACCAGCAAAACGAAAGGTGGTCTGATTGTAGACGTATTTGGTATGGAAACCTTCCTGCCAGGTTCTCAGATCGATGTTAAACCTGTAACTGACTATGATCAGTTCGTTGGAAAAACCATGGAATTCAAAGTGGTGAAAGTTAACGAAACCATTAAGAATGCTGTCGTTTCTCACAAGGCGCTGATTGAAAGTGATATAGAAGCACAACGTGCTCAGATCATTAGCCAGCTGGAAAAAGGTCAGGTATTGGAAGGCACAGTGAAGAACATCACTGACTTTGGTGCCTTTATGGACCTGGGCGGCTTAGATGGCTTACTTTATATTACAGATATCTCATGGGGCAGAATCTCTCACCCGTCTGAGGTGCTGAAACTGGATCAGAAAATCCAGGTAGTTGTTCTGGACTTTGATGATGACAAACGTCGCATCAGCCTGGGTCTGAAACAACTGACTCCACATCCTTGGGATGTTCTTCCTGAAAACATCACTGAAGGTGCTACCGTAAAAGGTAAAGTTGTTAACATTGAAGACTACGGTGCATTCCTGGAAATTCAGCCGGGTGTTGAAGGACTGGTTCACGTTAGTGAAATCACTTGGGCAAACACCCCAATCAATGCGAAGGAATTCTTTACATTAAATGACGAGTACGAAGCTAAGGTGGTTACCCTGGACAAAGAGTCCCGCAAAATGAGCCTGTCTATCAAGCAACTGACAGAAGACCCATGGAATACGATTGAAGATAAATTTCCAGAAAACAGCAAACACAACGGCCTGGTGAAAAACATCACGCCATACGGTGTATTTGTTGAACTGGAACCAGGTATCGGTGGCATGATCCATATCAGCGATCTGAGCTGGCTGAAACGCTTCAACCATCCATCTGAGTATGTCAAAGTTGGCGATAACATTGATACGGTTATCTTGTCTATTGATAAAGAAAACCGCAAATTACAGTTAGGTCACAAGCAACTGGAAGAAGATCCCTGGAACGCCCTGGAAGACACTTTCGCTGTTGGTACCAGACATGAAGCAACGGTAACCCGCAAAGACGAAAAAGGTGCACTGGTTCAGTTACCTTACGGTCTGGAAGGATTCGTTCCTAACCGTCACCTGGCCAAAGAAGATGGCACAAGTGTAGGACAGGATGATACCGCAGAATTTGTTGTTATCGAATTTGATAGAAACGAAAAGCGTATCGTTTTAAGTCACGCCCGTATTTGGGAACAAGCGGCTAACGAAACCAAAGAAGCGGCTAAAAAAGAAGCCAGAGCAGAAACAGAAAACACCAAGAAAGCTGTAAAAGCGATTCAGAGCAAAGTTGAGAAAACGACTTTGGGTGATTTAGGTGCTTTAGCTGACATTAAAGCCAAATTAAAATCTGAGGAAAACGAAGCTAAAGATCAGGCTTAA